DNA sequence from the Planctomycetia bacterium genome:
CGCGAATTTCAGAGTTCGTGATTTTTTTCACGAACTCCATACCTTAATTTATCCGCACGCCCGAAAGTGTCAACGTCGGCTGACGCGATCCATGTTCCGGCGGGCGGAAACCAGTTTCCGGCTGCTACAACACCTCGCCGGAACGCCCCGTCCGGTTGGCTCCCCGTCTCCATCACGCTGTCAGTCCCTTTGCTGTCAGTACCCTAAGCCTTCATTTCCCTTTCCTTCACTATCAGCATGACAACTGCGACTCGATCCCGCCGCGTCCTCGTGGTGGGCAGTGGGGGGCGGGAACACGCCATCGCCTGGAAACTTGCGCTTGATGGCGCCGAGGTGCTCGTCGCCCCCGGAAATGCCGGCACGGCGGCCGTGGGGGAGAACGTGCCGGTGCCGGCGACCGACATCCCGGCGCTCGTCGACCTCGCCCGACGGCGGCAGGTCGATCTGACCGTGGTCGGTCCGGAGGCGCCGCTGGTGGCCGGCATCGTCGATGCATTCCAGGCGGCGGGGCTGCGAGTCTTCGGCCCCACGCAGTCCGCGGCCCGCATCGAGGGGAGCAAGATCTTCTGCAAGCAGATCCTCCACCGCGGCGACGTGCCCACGGCGATGTATCGCGAGTTCCGCACGGCGGCCCGGGCCCGCGAGTACATCGAGGCCCGCGAGGACGTGCCGGTGGTCGTCAAGGCCGACGGCCTCGCCGCCGGCAAGGGCGTGTTCGTCTGCCGGACGAAGGCCGCGGCCCTCGAGGCCGTGGCAACGCTCGGCAGCGACCCGCAGTTCGCCGCCGCGGCGTCGGGCATCCTCGTCGAGGAGATGCTCGACGGCGTCGAGGTGAGCGTGCTGGCCATCACCGACGGCCGGACCGTCGTCACGCTGCCGCCGGTGCAGGACCACAAGGCCGCGCACGACGGCGACGAAGGGCCCAACACCGGCGGCATGGGTGCGTACACGCCGACGCCGTTCGTCGATGCCGCGATCCTCGCCGAGATCGAGTCCCGGATCCTCGTGCCCACCGTCCACACCATGCGCCGGGCGAAGGCTCCCTTTCAGGGCGTCCTGTTCGCCGGCTTGATGCTCACCGCACAGGGGCCGAAGGTGCTCGAATTCAACGCCCGGTTCGGCGATCCCGAGTGCGAG
Encoded proteins:
- the purD gene encoding phosphoribosylamine--glycine ligase, encoding MVGSGGREHAIAWKLALDGAEVLVAPGNAGTAAVGENVPVPATDIPALVDLARRRQVDLTVVGPEAPLVAGIVDAFQAAGLRVFGPTQSAARIEGSKIFCKQILHRGDVPTAMYREFRTAARAREYIEAREDVPVVVKADGLAAGKGVFVCRTKAAALEAVATLGSDPQFAAAASGILVEEMLDGVEVSVLAITDGRTVVTLPPVQDHKAAHDGDEGPNTGGMGAYTPTPFVDAAILAEIESRILVPTVHTMRRAKAPFQGVLFAGLMLTAQGPKVLEFNARFGDPECEALLVRLESSLLDLIDAAVDRRLDTLEPPTWRPGASVTVVMASEGYPGEIRKGFPIRGLDAARRVEGVQVFEAATRAHDGGVVNDGGRVLAVTAAAPSLGRAKLQAYTAVKEIRWQGAWCRKDIADKGLLRERELAAAAPEADATAPGGDAPGAAVTAAGGEADT